In the genome of Peromyscus eremicus chromosome 1, PerEre_H2_v1, whole genome shotgun sequence, the window CTGGACGAGGTGGCACCAAATTCTCTTTGGCCAATGACGAGACAGTCTTCGCAGGAGGCGCATTAGCATTTGCCCCGAGGCAGGGGGTTGGAGCAGCGCGGTGTAGATGCCTTTAGCATCTCGGCGCCTCGGAGGTTTGCTCCGGATTCTACTtggctttctttccctctccttagtccctccctctctcacctcCTCGCTTGGCTTCCTCGGCTGGCTAGCTCAGCGCACTTTGGCCTTTGCTGGCAGCGGATAAAAGGGGTCTGAGGAAATACTAAACACGGTCATCCCATCGCCTGCTCTACCCTTTAAATTCCCAGCCCGGGAGATCTACGCACAGCCAGGTCGGGCTGAACACCCATCCCGCGGGACAGGAGCGGAGGTTTCCGGGCGCAGTTCGGCCAATCGCCGGCACCAGCGGGCTCCGGAACCGAAGTCCACGCTGGGTCTCAGCGCTGGGACAGTGAGGCCAGCCGCCCACAGCCACGATGCCTGCCCACATGCTCCAAGAGGTGAGCTCGCAGAAGCAGCCCCCGCCCCGCGCGTCGGCCACGCGGACTGGGCGTCTAGGTGACTGGGTCCGCGGAGGAGAGAGAGTTGAGAGTTCCTCGAACTACTTGGCTTTCTCGAATTCTAGAGCGACCAGTCGTTTGAGAGGTGTGGAGTGTAGTTTGGGCAGTTGAGTCTCAACTTTTCGTGTTTTTAAGCTTTAAAGCAAAGAAAAGCCCGTCGTGCCGATACTTGTATATTCACACGGGGTTCCCTttgtgtgttactgggggtgcgAATGTTCCACTCTTATTTCCTACTGGTCCTTCAACTtgagggtcccccccccccccgcaacaaATCTGTACAGTTTCTGGAAACTTCTGCTCTATCTCAGAGTACATCTCGCCCTCATGCAACCTGAGCTCTGGAGCAAGGTCTGTGCCTTTCTTTACTGTGCCTTTCGCTGCACTAGTGTGAGGAGAGTGGTAGCATCCCCCGCAGTCCTCCACAGATCTGCACCCCTGACTGCACTTTTCCTGGCAGATCTCCGGCTCCTAtacgaccaccaccaccatcacagcGCCTCCCTCCGGAAGCCTGCAGAATGGACGAGAGAAGCAGAAGACGATGCCTCTGTACCTGGAAGAAGACATCCGTCCTGAAATGAAAGAAGACATACATGACCCCAGCTACCAGGATGAGGAGGGGCCCCCGCCCAAGCTGGAGTACGTCTGGAGAAATATCATCCTCATGGCCCTGCTGCACTTGGGGGCCCTGTACGGGATCACACTGCTTCCCTCCTGCAAGGTCTACACCTGGATCTTCGGTGAGCAGCTCCTCTTGTCTTGGGCCAATACCTTAGATTTTTCTTTGCTCTTAAATGAGGTAGCCTCTGACCCAAGGAAGTGGCCCCTCTGTCCAGATTTTCCGGCCTTTTCTCTGGGTTCCTGAGAGCAGAGCCTTGTGGGACTGGGCGTCCCTTAACATGAATTCTGGGGTCCCCGTGCAGGGGGCTTGGAAGGGTCTACCTGAGGCAGAGAAGCAACTTTCTCTGAACAAGATTTTCTGTGTGAGTCACTTGTTTGGCTGCTTATTCCAGCTCCGTCTGACTCCGGAGAAACGCGCCCTACCTGGGAGGCATGAGATTCAGGGCTAGACCTGGGGCCTTGTGGGCCACTGGTCTGCCAGAGTAGGGAACAGAGCTTCTGTGCTGGAGAGGCCCTTGAAAAAAGACTAAAGGAGGTATTTACATACTATTCTGACCTCAACCCTTGACCAGACCAAGCTGGTTTGCCCTAGAGGACGGAGCTGTAGGTTTCTACAACACCCAAGTGTACAGGTGTGTGGCTCAGCTGCTCCAGGTCATTCTCGTGGGAGCAGCACGTGCCAGTCAACAAGATATTGAAAGAATGGAGTAAGGTCCACATTCATTCCACTCCCTCATCTAGCCTGCCCCTGCCCTGTCCCCTGAGACCATGAGTGCCAAGGACCCAAAATGCCAGTCCTCCTCCAGCCCTATTGGCCCCTCCATGGCAGAGAATAGATCCTCCATCAGCCCCAGGCCTAAATTAGCCCCTCAGGGATTCACTGGGTGTAGGCTGATGGCAAGGCCACCTCTAGGATACCTGTGTACTTTACATGTGTTTTCATCTATGAAACCTCAATCAGGAAGGTGGCGGGGCCGACTGCTGAGACAGTGAGGCAGGGGTCCTTCTCTGAGACATGGGAGGTTTCTCTGGAGCGTGTCAGGTGTGGGTACTTTGTGGCAGCACACTCAGAGGGTAGGGGTGTGAAAGGGATGGCTAGCCAGGTATTGGCTCCCCCTGCCCTGGGCCCCTTAGGTCCTCTGAGCACTTAGATCTGGTCTTGGGCGCTTCGTCTTAGACCTTCTCCAGATGCCCTACATCCAAGAGGATCTGCTTTCTCGGGACCACAGTTTTTCCAAGTACCAAGTAGGGCAGCAATGCCTTGCCAGGATTGGGAAGGTCACGTTCCAGGTGTTAGCTGTGCCGCCTCCCAGCCTTTCTCTTGAGGCAGGGGTTTCCAGAGCCTCTTTATTCCCTTCACAAACTCTGCAAGAGGACCAGTTCTGAAGAGATCTCTGCTAACACTCAGGGCTGAAGAGtctgcttctccctcccccccacgcacgcacacacatttccatttttgggggtgggggagtcagGGCTTagctgtagccctggctggccttgggccttgaactcacagagatcagccttgcctctgcctcccaagtgctgagattaaaggcttgagccaccaatCTAGCTCCAGCCCAACCCCCCACAAGACCGaggccctggatgtcctggatctcgctctgtaaaccaggctggcctcaaactcagagatccgcctgtctctgcctcccgagttgctaaaggcgtgtgccaccaccgcccgggcttCAGCCCTCTtaagacaactttttttttttttggctttttgagacagggtttttctgcagttttggtgcctgtcctggaactcactctgtaggccaggctggcctcaaactcagagatctgcctggctctgcctcccaagtgctgggattaaaggcctgtgccaccaccgcccagcttaagaCAACCTTTAAGCTGTTCATTTACCACTGGGTGGACACAGTAGTCCCATGGGGGATGGTGAGGGGTTCTAAGTGccttgagccatttctctggaTGCATTGAGAAGTTTTGGTAGGTTCTTGTCCCAATTCCCTTGTTTAGATGGTATCATATGTGGTCTAGGCTGTGCCTGGGCCACCTAGCGCATAAAACCAACATGGATGCTTCTTTGAGGGCTTCTATGTTGCCACACaccttttctctcctcctgttgATTGCCAGTGGTTCTCCAGGGCGCTCTGCTACAGTGTGGTCAGATCTGTACGCAGGACAGACAGATTGCCACATGACCATGAGCAGCAAGCATCAGGTGCTCCAATCCCAGCTCCGAGAGGATGTGGCTAGAGCTCTACTTTGGACGGACTCTATGGCTTGCAAGTATTTTGTAAGAGGAAAATGGGGGCGTGCAGGAAGCTGCTTAGGAAATTGCTATCTCTGCTGCAGAAGGACGTGGGACAGTTTGTACAGTGCGTAGTCTTTCCACTGCAACTAAGGGCAGTGGCCTCAGAGGAGCCATTGTTGCTGCTCCCTAGGACAGTATCTACCAAGGACTCTGGCCAGAGAAGAGCTGGGTACATAGAGTATCTCTTTCCCCATTGGAGATCAAATTTAGTACCTTCTAAGCCTGCAGGCCTAGAAGATGATGAAGCAGGAAAATGTTCCGATGTCGGGCTCCTGTTTTACTAGTTGGGTGACCCTGCTTATACCTAACCTCTCTTGGAATCTTATTTCCTCTAAGTATAGGggctttgtgggtttttgttttgtttgcttttgagacagggtttctctgtgtagccttgggtgCTCTggaatctgtagaccaggctggccttgaacttggggatCTActggagtgctgggtttaaaggcgtgcaccaccacactcagataAAGTACAGTATCCTGACACCCGCTCTGTTCAAAGTGTGTAGTGAATATGAAAATCTTGTCACTGGCAAAGCTTAGGATACTGCAAACAGGACTTTTCAGGGCTGTGGCCTTATGGGGCCACGTTCCTTCTCATTCAAATGTGACTGTATCAGCTGGGTCACTTGAATGCCCCCTACAACTAGGGGATTCTGTAACTGTTCAGTGTTCCCAACAATCCTGCTCGTGGTCCTGAGCTCTGCTGGAAGAGTTTTACAGCGTTGCCCATTTAAGGGGCGAAAGCTACTTAGGCATCAGAGACCAAGGGATTCTTAGGGTCCAATGGAAAACAGATCCTTAGCCCAAACCCAAAGACAAACACTGGCATCCGGGAAGACTCCTTGACTACTTCTACTGTTGAAATTGGCCTGTTGGTGACTCCCCCATGGTCTTGTCTTACAGGAATTATATACTATGTCATCAGTGCCTTGGGCATCACAGCCGGGGCTCATCGCCTGTGGAGCCACCGGACTTACAAGGCGCGCCTGCCGCTGCGGCTCTTCCTCATCATTGCCAACACCATGGCTTTCCAGGTGAGAAGCTGTGCTGTTACTGTGTCTCCACCCCAAGGGTGATCTGGGTGGGCCGTGGGGGATCAGCATCTAGAGAAGAACTATTAGGGCCACCATTGGTTGTCCTTTTTGGTTTCCAGGGTTTACAGGTCCCGTGCTTCGGTTATTTTGGGAAGATAAGAGAGAGGCAAATAGGAAAGGCAGTCCAGGTTGGGTCACTTTCGATTTCAGGGCCATTGTGGTATTATTACACTGTATATTTGTTGTGGGCTGTCTGCCTAAGGGCCATGCTGCATAGTCCGTGTGCCAGGCATTGCTAAACACTTGGTATTAGTTAAGCCATGAAGCCCTCACAGGCATATCCGTGGATATTATTTTGATcacactggtttttgtttttttgagataggatctcactgtgtagcaatggctagcctggaactcactctgtagaccaggctggcctctgccttccctgtactgggattaaaggtgtgtgcaaccactccAGGCCAATTATTGCACTTTGCAGTTGAGGAACTGAGTCTGGAAGGTTGAACTGACCAACCTAGTTCTAGCTGAGGCTGCTGGGTTAGCTAGACCAGGTACTGAAGTTGGTTTATAGCAGATGAGGAGGGCTGGGGGAGAAACAGTGGGCACTGGATGACTTACGGTATGGGgcttacaagagaaaaacagGAAATTATGTGAAGTGTTTCCCACATGTCCGAGACAAAACCTAGAGGTCCTGGGGAAATGTGCTCACGCTCATTAGTTACACGCTGGCTTCTACTAGGTTAGGTGGGCTGTCACTTGTGAAAGCATCTGGGTGGCGTTCCCTGCATCTTTTCCCCAGAGTGACTTCCTGGGATCCAAGGCCACCTGCCTCCTGATCTCtgcccccacatccccacattcctTTCTTCAAGAACTGCAGTGTTCTTTGTGAGCGCTGTGACTGGCTTTCCTTCTCCCCCACGCACAACCTTCAGTGTGCTCTGCCAAATAAGCTTCAGGGACAAGTGTACAAAAGAACAGCCCCCAAGGCCTCCTTAGAGTCTTATGGGCTTTGTGAGTTGAACTGACCGAGTCCTGGGCCTTGAAGATATCTGAGCACTGGATTCCCCCAGGAAGGCATCTCTTCTCAGTACTGGGGTCCTCTTTCCTGTCCCTCCAGAATGATGTGTATGAATGGGCCCGAGATCACCGCGCCCACCACAAGTTCTCAGAAACACACGCCGACCCTCACAATTCCCGGCGTGGCTTTTTCTTCTCTCACGTGGGCTGGCTGCTTGTGCGCAAACACCCGGCTGTCAAAGAGAAGGGTGGAAAACTGGACATGTCTGACCTCAAAGCTGAGAAGCTGGTCATGTTCCAGAGGAGGTGAGTGAGGTGGGGGTAGGGATGGAGCTGGAAGGACGTGGAACTTGGGGACTCCACCTTTTCTCTTAGggtttataaaataataactggGTGATTGACTGGAATGTTAAGTTTAAAATCATttaatcgggctggagagatggctcagaggttaagagcactgcttgttcttctaaaggtcctgagttcaattcccagcaaccacatggtggctcacaaccatctgtaatgggatctggctccctcttctggcctgcgggatacatgcaaacagaacactgtatacataataaataaataaatgaatctttaaaaaaacaaaatataaaatcatttaatCTCCAATTCAGCATCCAACAGACTCACAGCCATAATCTGTTGCTCTGTTTCTGCCCAACCCATCTTAATAAACTAAGAACTATAACATCAGTCCTAGTCTGGTACACACAGCTGAGTGTTTACCTTCAAGGAATTTTCAGCCTATTTGGAGTCGAAGGAATGAGCCTCAATGATCAGCACATAAGGCAGAACAATACTGTGTTTACCGTGATTAAGTACAGGGAGGAAATACAGCTCAGTGGATATACAGTGGAGGGGCCCCTTAGCATCAGCATCCAGCCAAAGACAGAGGCTCTGTCAGTGTGGTGGGAAGGAACAGTGCAGCAGAATGCTGAAGCAGCATGCTCCTGAAGTAGTCCTTCTCTGTGAAATGTAGCATCTGACCGGAACGGGACAAGGAGGGGTGCAGAAGGAATATTAATTCAGCCCGGTTGGGGGAACCACTCAAGCTTTCTCTGGCAGCATGGGGCACAGTCAGGTGGGCTTTGGAGAAGCCACTTTCAAGACGGGTGAAGATAACCATGGATCCAGGGTCACAGGTTAGACAGCAGGGAGGTCTTGAGCTAGGGAAGTGGTGGCCACAATGGAAAGAAACTAGGCTGAGGCAATGTCAGTGACACAGAAGTACTAGACAGCTGCTGAGGGCAGTCTGTCCGCTTGCATGTCAGTGGCCTGCTTTGTAGGGAATGAAGAATGGGACAGGGCCTCCAGAGGGACAGAGACCTGCAGATGATCAAGGCTGATGTGACCCTGGAGGGAAAGCAGAGCAAAGATCTACAGGGTGATAGCAGGGGATGAATGCAGGACACTTGCCGTAAGCTGCCAACTACCACAACAGGCCAGAAAAAGGAGCTCGGAGGCTGATGACAACAGCCTGGGCAACGGAACTGGCTGGTGAGGTCGTGACTGACTGGTCAGTTTGGCCAGCGTGACCTTATGCTCCTATGAAAAAAGTAATGGATTTGTAGTCAGGAAAAGATATGATAGGAGACATACTATACCCAGTAAGATGATCCTAGAATATTGGCATCTCCCTGGGTCCTTAATCTAAAAAAACAGATAACCCTGTGCTCAAGACTTTATGCCTCCTCCTCTTGCTGTTAATCTGTCCCATCCTCAGGCATAAAAATGACATAACCCTGCCTAATTAGAAAGGACGGTTTGTGTAGGTGTGAGAGTCCTCTCCCTACACTCAGTGTGTGATCTCTCCACGTAGGTACTACAAGCCTGGCCTCCTGCTCATGTGCTTCATCCTGCCCACATTGGTGCCCTGGTATTGCTGGGGTGAGACTTTCATGAACAGCTTGTTTGTCAGCACCTTCTTGCGATACACTTTGGTGCTCAATGCCACCTGGCTGGTCAACAGTGCTGCCCACCTCTATGGATATCGCCCCTATGACAAGAACATTGAATCTCGAGAGAATATCCTGGTTTCCCTGGGTGCCGTGGGTAAGTCACTAATCCTCAGCATGACCATATCTAGGGGCCTGCTGCTTGGGGTATTTGTCCAGGAGCCAGGGGAACCAGAATGACCTGTTTTATGAGTACTGTGTAGTTCGGTTTTTCCACTATAaaactgggggttggggaggagcGTATCGGGAAATCCGTGTTGGGCAACCAACAACTCTTAGGTAAAAGTAACTATGCTTTTACTTAGAGGTTGTAAAACAATTTCTAAGTGCTGCCCAAATGAGCCTCTGAGTTTCCCTCTTCTAGTCCCCGGGCAGGTCTGTggcccttggtagcccaggatgtaCATAAAGACTGCCACAGTCACGGGGATAGCCCATTGCCCAGCGGGGTATATGTGACCTTGCTGTATACAGTGTAGGAGAATTGTGACACAGTTCAGTGATCTTCAGGTTGCCACACTTGCATTTCTCTCACCTCTGCGGACCCCACACTGTCATGTGGTGATGTCAACTGCACGGCAGactctcccctcttcccaccaccgcgcccttcctgttctttttctcctGGCTGTTCCGTACTGAGGACTCCTCCTCGGTGTTCCTGGTGGAGCGGGGTTTGGGGAGAAGTTCCGTGTGCATGATCTGATTGATGTTGACGGTTCCTGAGTGCATTCCTCTCTGATCCCAGTCCCAACTGCAGATCAGAGAGAGCAGTTCTTTGTCTCCCCTGCCCTGCTTTCCCAGGGACTAAAGCCGGAAGCtagtttcccccccccccccccccccccgtgaggacccagtgccctcctcctctcctcagtGGGCAGAGTTATTGCTCATCTGTTGACAGCCAGAGACCACTTTGCTCACAGATCCGTGCCTATCACTCCCTAGTACCTTTAACTTGATTTAAAGCTTTTCTCCCTGTTTCTTTTTGGATTCTATGTATCTCCATCCTCCTTAGGCACCTGTTAGAATTTTGTATGCTGCTCCCAATTTTGAAATGGGCCCTATTCTATCCAAATCTGATGTTTCCATAGAAAAGAAGAATCTGAACCGAGTCGGGTGTGTCCTGTGCTCTAACAGCGAGCCTTCCTTGTGACCATCAGTTCCAAATGGCTGCCAAGTCTCCCTTTGTCTGGCTGTTATTCCCTGCTCCAAACCCATTCTCATCTTACCGCTGCTCTCCACCAGCTGCTTCCTATCGCTCTCATCTCTCCTTGAATTACTTCCCTCAGGTCACATGCTTGTGTTCTCTGATCAGTCCCTGGAGCATTTCTGGGCTATCTCTTGCCGCTCTGGTTGCTACCTGttcatctcttttctctcccttgtCACTATGGGATTTCATGTTAAATGTCAAGACACGGACGCCTGGGAAGTATGCACTCACAACTTCCTTAGttcttagccgggtggtggtggcgcacacctttaatcccactcaggaggcagagccaggcggatctttgtgagttcgaggccagcctggtctacagagcgagatccaggaaaggtgtaaagctacacagagaaaccctgtctcgaaaaaataaaaaaaaaaaatttttttttcttgaatttgtatttttattttatgtgtgggggtggtttgcctgcctgtgtggctgtgcaccacctgcatgcagtgcctgatatggccagaagagggcgtttgGATCTTCTGGGTTCTGTATTTTTGGAATCCATTGAGAAGGAAGAGTTCTGCCACGAGCAGGTAAACACATCGGCCTCTGCAGAAGCCCTCCTGAGTccaaaaagacttttttttccttctatcaaAATGTTATTCTAAGGAATGGTCAGAATCTTTTATCAAAGTGTTTGTTTTCTCAGCACCTCCCTGACTCAGACAGCAGCCCACTATGAGCCAGCAGTCTGGGGGTGAGGGATGGGTGGAGGGGGTCTCCTGTCACTGGCtaggctttcatttttttttcccttttggcaGCAGCTGCCCCTCCTGTTAGAATACACCCTATTCTTACAGAGATCAACACTGTGGCGAAGGTGTGCTATCTACTTAGCTGTGGAGGAATATGCCCGAGAGTCCCCTTAGCCTCCTCGTTTTCCCTCTAAACATGCACTTAGGTACAGACCCGTGAGTTCTTGGGCCTGGATCTCTTTCTTGATGCTCTGATACTTCACATTGTAAAATCTGTTCCCACAGACCCAGCTTCTCTCTTGACTTCTTATCTTATGATAGAAACTTGCTCTGACAAAGGCTGTAGATAGGCATGTGTGAGCAGAGCCTGCCAGCTGCTTTCCTGAGATGCCCCGGAGGGCACCTGTTCACTTTAGAATACAGGACTATGGGTTCATCTGTTCACTCAACAGCGGGATTCTTCAAGGTTCGAGGTGTACAACAGGTAAGAGGTGTGCAAAGAGCAGGAAGCAGCCATCACCGAGCCCCCTAACTGCTCTCCATGCTTCTGTTCCAGGCGAGGGCTTCCACAACTACCACCACGCCTTCCCCTACGACTACTCTGCCAGTGAGTACCGCTGGCACATCAACTTCACCACATTCTTCATCGACTGCATGGCTGCCCTGGGCCTGGCTTATGACCGGAAGAGAGTGTCCAAGGCTGCTGTCTTGGCCAGGATCAAAAGAACTGGAGATGGGAGCCACAAGAGTAGCTGAGTTTGGGGCTCCTGAGTTCCCGTTCCAAGAGTGATATGGGCAGAGATATAATATTCTGTTGATTAACTACAGGATAATGCTACCAGAATGCTAATGATGCATTTAACCTATTCCAGCACAGTATTCTTTTAAGATGAGAAAGCT includes:
- the LOC131906797 gene encoding acyl-CoA desaturase 1, coding for MPAHMLQEISGSYTTTTTITAPPSGSLQNGREKQKTMPLYLEEDIRPEMKEDIHDPSYQDEEGPPPKLEYVWRNIILMALLHLGALYGITLLPSCKVYTWIFGIIYYVISALGITAGAHRLWSHRTYKARLPLRLFLIIANTMAFQNDVYEWARDHRAHHKFSETHADPHNSRRGFFFSHVGWLLVRKHPAVKEKGGKLDMSDLKAEKLVMFQRRYYKPGLLLMCFILPTLVPWYCWGETFMNSLFVSTFLRYTLVLNATWLVNSAAHLYGYRPYDKNIESRENILVSLGAVGEGFHNYHHAFPYDYSASEYRWHINFTTFFIDCMAALGLAYDRKRVSKAAVLARIKRTGDGSHKSS